TCGAGCACGACCGCGTCAAATTCTTCCATTGCCAAACGCCGTTCGGCAACCAGCCCGTCATCTGCCCATTCCACAACGAAACCCGCGTGACGGGCCAGGCTGCGTGCCAACCAGCGGGCAAGTTCAGCTTCGTCTTCTATCAGAAGGATGCGCATGGACGAAGTCCGGGGGGGCGTGGCTGGGAGGTGAGAGGGAGCATGTTTGTCTTTTCCCTGTAGTTCTCTTTATATAAAGACTAATGATTAATAAGGCCTGTGGATAACTACCTTAACCTTGGAAACCTGTTTTTTTTCATAGCCTTGCGACGGTTTTTGGCTGTGCAAGAACTCTGTGTGGGAAAAAAGTCGAAGTTGGACAAGATTTGGCGACCCCGCCAAAACCCCCGCTTGTTCAACTTGCCTCCACAACATGTGCACAACAGCGCGCCCCAGTAGTTATCCACAGGCTGATTCTTGCCGGACAGGCTCCGGATCGCCATTTTTACCCCTGAAAAACCCGCTTTGCCCATCCTGTTTTTCACCCCCTGGGAGCCTCCAGAAAGCCCTGTGAGGCACGTTCGCGGGCAGGCATTCCAGGCCCCATGCGCGCGTTCGGTTGACGGTCCGCTGAACAAAAAGTGAGCAGCTGCCGCCGTAGAATTCCGGCCATGGCAAAAGAAATTCGAATCGGAAAATTCCGCTGGGCCGGGGCGTTGCGTGGCCAATTGGTGGCCGAAAACCTGCCCTACACCTTGTTCACAGCCGCCTTGATGGGACTGCTGGGCGCGCTGGCCACCGTGGTGTTCCGCGAGCTGCTTTCCTGGATACAGGTGGTGCTGGGCGGAGAGGACACGCCGCATGGCATGGTCCATCTGGCGCGCGGCCTGGAGTCCTGGCAGCGGCTGCTGTTGCCGGCGGCCGGTGGCGCGTTGGCCGGCCTGGTTCTGCAACTGGCCTCGCGCTGGCTGCCCAGACGCGGCGCGGCCGATTACATGGAAGCCATCGCCGTCGGGCGCGGGGTGATCGGCTTTCGCCAGACCCTGGCGCGCAGCGTGTCCTCGCTGCTTTCCATCGGATCCGGCGCTTCCATCGGGCGCGAAGGGCCGATGGTGCAGCTGGCCGCGATGCTGTCCTCATTGAGCGGCCGCTTTCTGGTCCTGCCGCCACGGCAATTGCGCCTGCTGGTGGCATGCGGCGCGACGGCGGGCATCACCGCCGCGTACAACGCGCCCATCGCCGGCGCCCTGTTCATTTCCGAGATTGTCTATGGCGTGATTTCCTCGGCCACGCTGGTGCCGCTGGTGGTGGCCTCGGTCGTGGCCAATATCGTGACGCGGCAGATCCTGCACTACGACGCGGTATTCCACATGCCGCCCTTCGACTTCGTGTCCGGCTGGGAAGTGGCCAGCTATCTGGGACTGGGCCTGTTGGCCGGCTTGCTGGCGCCGCAGTTCCTGCGCCTGCTCGACCTGTCGCGCGCCGGCTTTGGCCGCCTGCCCGCGCCGTTGTGGACCCGCATGGCGCTGGGCGGCCTGATCGTCGGCGCGTTGTCGCTGTACAAGCCCGAGGTCTGGGGCAATGGCTACAGCGTGGTCAACAGCATGCTGCATACGCAGTGGGCCTGGTCGGCGGTCGCCGCCATCCTGCTGCTGAAGATCATCGCCACGGCCGCCAGCGCCGGTTCGGGCGCGGTCGGCGGCGTGTTCACGCCTACCCTGTTCGTCGGCGCGGCGCTGGGTTCGCTTTATGGCATGGGCCTGCAGGCCCTGCTGCCGCCGGGCGCGGTGTCCACGCCCGCCAGTTATGCCGTGGTCGGCATGGGGGCGATGCTGGCCGCCACGACCTATGCGCCGCTCATGTCCATCCTGATGATTTTCGAGATGACGCTGAGCTATGAGGTGATGCTGCCGCTGATGCTGGCCTGCATCACGGGGTATGCCCTGGCGCAGCGGATACGGCCGGCATCCGTGTATGCGAAGTCGCTGGCGAGCAACCGGTTGGCGCGTGCAAGATTCGGCGGGGGCCGGGATGTGAGTGGGCGATCTTCCTGAGTGGCATGCTCTTTAAATATGAGCTATTGCTCATAATCAAGCCTGGCCTACCCGCTGCGCCGTATAGGCATGCCGGAAATACTCGCGCACCGCCCGCATCGCCGGCGATATCTCCGCGCCCTTGCGCCAGGCCAGTCCCACGTTCATGGGCGGAATCGGATCCTTGAGCTGGATCGTCTCGATGCGCCGCCCTTCCAGCGACCAGGGCCGGTAAACCATGTCCGACAGCACCGCCACGCCGCTGCCGTTGGCCACCATGCTGCGCACGGCCTCGACCGACGAGGTGCGCAGCCGCACGTCCGGCTTGAACGGCGTTTCGTTCCAGTAGCGCAGTGCTGTATAGGCCGCTTCGTCCACCGTCAACATGATGAAAGGCTCGCGCGCCACGTCTTCCAGCGTGACGGTATCGCGCTCCAGCAAGGGATGCCGGGCCGGCAGCCATAGCCGCCGGGGCGAACCGAAGAAATGCTCGACCGCCAGGTCCGGGTTGGCCACATTGGACGTCAGCAGCACCGCCATGTCGTAGCGGTTGGCGATCAAGCCTTCCTCGATGGCGCTGCGGTTCAGCTCGTGCAGCTGGATGTCCAGCTGCGGATACTGCTGCGACAGCCGCTGCAGGTGATACGGCAGAAAATAACCGATGACGGTATAGGACGCGGCCAACAGCAGGCGGCCCGACACATCCTCGGCCGCGCTGGGCATGCGCAGCGCCTCGTCGACCGAGGACAGGATGTTGTACGCATGATTGAGAAAGCCGCGGCCGCTGTGCGTCAGCGTCACGCCGTGGGCGCCGCGTTCGAACAGCGCCGCGCCCACGGTTTCCTCCAGCTCGCGGATGGCGCTGGTGACGGCGGACTGGGAGATCGCCAGCTGGATCGCCGCTTGCGAAATCTGGCCCAGTTCGGCCGCGGCGACGAAGTACTTGAGCTGGCGCAGCGTGATCGACATGGCGGGTGTTATCTGAATATTCGATATCAAGCACGCAGAATATCTATTAATCCTGGTGGGAACCAGAAATCAAAACCTGGGGATTTCCCTTGGTTTTTATAGTGAAAGTTCAAATCTGTCCGCTTCGGCGCAACTGCGTAATATCTGAATTTCAGATACTGAACGATCAATAAAAAGAACTTTTTATCCCCGTCCGCCTTGGCTACTGTTCACGTCAAGCGCCGCGCCACACGCGGCCCGCAACAAGACGGAGACATCCCACAATGCGCAAGCGGAGCATCGACCTGAATTCCGACATGGGCGAAGGATTCGGCCCATGGA
The Achromobacter sp. AONIH1 DNA segment above includes these coding regions:
- a CDS encoding LysR family transcriptional regulator: MSITLRQLKYFVAAAELGQISQAAIQLAISQSAVTSAIRELEETVGAALFERGAHGVTLTHSGRGFLNHAYNILSSVDEALRMPSAAEDVSGRLLLAASYTVIGYFLPYHLQRLSQQYPQLDIQLHELNRSAIEEGLIANRYDMAVLLTSNVANPDLAVEHFFGSPRRLWLPARHPLLERDTVTLEDVAREPFIMLTVDEAAYTALRYWNETPFKPDVRLRTSSVEAVRSMVANGSGVAVLSDMVYRPWSLEGRRIETIQLKDPIPPMNVGLAWRKGAEISPAMRAVREYFRHAYTAQRVGQA
- a CDS encoding ClcB-like voltage-gated chloride channel protein, translating into MAKEIRIGKFRWAGALRGQLVAENLPYTLFTAALMGLLGALATVVFRELLSWIQVVLGGEDTPHGMVHLARGLESWQRLLLPAAGGALAGLVLQLASRWLPRRGAADYMEAIAVGRGVIGFRQTLARSVSSLLSIGSGASIGREGPMVQLAAMLSSLSGRFLVLPPRQLRLLVACGATAGITAAYNAPIAGALFISEIVYGVISSATLVPLVVASVVANIVTRQILHYDAVFHMPPFDFVSGWEVASYLGLGLLAGLLAPQFLRLLDLSRAGFGRLPAPLWTRMALGGLIVGALSLYKPEVWGNGYSVVNSMLHTQWAWSAVAAILLLKIIATAASAGSGAVGGVFTPTLFVGAALGSLYGMGLQALLPPGAVSTPASYAVVGMGAMLAATTYAPLMSILMIFEMTLSYEVMLPLMLACITGYALAQRIRPASVYAKSLASNRLARARFGGGRDVSGRSS